From a single Nicotiana tomentosiformis chromosome 2, ASM39032v3, whole genome shotgun sequence genomic region:
- the LOC104091782 gene encoding berberine bridge enzyme-like 22, whose translation MVSIVLLVLFLLTKPSHGNLQDFAICMTLHSISIVHSQGSFSYTYLLQAAEQNPRWLNSTSLLKPSFIVTPKTQNEIQLAILCSKKHALQVRVKSGGHDYEGLSFLCKTPFVIFDLVDFRSISINLEDETAWIQAGATIGEFYYNIAKKSDILGFPSGLCPSVGVGGLFSGGGIGTMMRKYGLSADNIIDANLVDANGRILNRETMGEDVFWAIRGGGGASFGVITAWKVKLVRVPPLVTVFTIHKSLDQEGVKLVHKWQYLASKLPGSLFIRVIIQQIDGPDSHGNAKPAELLFNSLFLGLRTDLVSIMNRSFPDLGLKMEDCAEMSWIKSVLYFTGYEKGEPLEVLLDRKTQYKSNFKGKSDFVVEPIPESVFQGISERFLHQKLAFMILDPLGGKMDEISESEIPFPHRKGNLYNIQYIVKWDSNDMLASQQPLYWMQRLYKYMEPYVSKSPRTAYINYRDRDLGINQQGNYSSYRQALTWGTKYFKGNFQRLARAKHQIDPSNFFTNEQSIPPLSC comes from the coding sequence ATGGTTTCCATTGTATTACTAGTTTTATTTCTTCTTACAAAACCAAGTCATGGAAATCTTCAAGACTTTGCTATATGCATGACTCTTCACTCTATTTCAATTGTTCACTCCCAAGGATCTTTTTCATATACATATCTTCTACAAGCAGCTGAACAAAATCCAAGATGGTTAAACTCAACATCACTACTTAAACCATCATTCATAGTAACACCAAAGACACAAAATGAAATCCAATTAGCCATTCTTTGTAGCAAGAAGCAtgctttacaagttagagtaaaGAGTGGAGGTCATGATTATGAAGGCCTATCTTTTCTTTGCAAAACCCCTTTCGTAATCTTTGATTTAGTCGATTTTCGATCAATTAGCATCAATTTAGAAGATGAAACTGCTTGGATTCAAGCTGGTGCAACCATTGGAGAATTTTACTATAACATAGCCAAGAAAAGTGACATTCTTGGATTTCCTTCTGGCCTATGCCCAAGTGTTGGTGTTGGTGGGCTCTTTAGTGGAGGTGGCATTGGCACTATGATGAGAAAATATGGCCTCTCTGCTGATAATATAATAGATGCCAATTTGGTTGATGCCAATGGTAGAATTCTTAATAGAGAAACAATGGGAGAAGATGTATTTTGGGCAATTAGAGGTGGTGGAGGAGCTAGTTTTGGAGTAATAACAGCCTGGAAAGTGAAGCTGGTTCGCGTTCCACCCCTTGTCACAGTTTTCACAATTCACAAGAGTTTAGACCAAGAAGGTGTCAAACTTGTCCATAAATGGCAGTATTTAGCCAGTAAACTACCCGGGAGTCTCTTCATCCGAGTCATTATTCAACAAATCGATGGACCTGATAGCCATGGAAACGCGAAGCCAGCGGAACTCTTGTTCAATTCCCTATTTTTAGGACTGAGAACTGACCTGGTTTCTATCATGAACAGGAGCTTCCCTGACTTAGGCTTGAAAATGGAAGATTGCGCGGAGATGAGCTGGATAAAGTCCGTTCTTTACTTCACAGGCTACGAAAAAGGGGAGCCATTAGAAGTCCTGTTGGATAGGAAAACACAGTACAAGAGCAACTTCAAGGGAAAATCAGATTTCGTCGTTGAGCCAATCCCAGAAAGTGTTTTCCAGGGGATCTCAGAGAGATTTTTGCACCAAAAGTTGGCTTTCATGATATTGGATCCTTTAGGAGGGAAAATGGATGAAATTTCTGAATCTGAAATACCATTTCCTCATAGGAAAGGGAACCTATACAACATACAATACATAGTGAAATGGGATTCAAATGATATGTTGGCATCCCAACAGCCCTTGTATTGGATGCAAAGGCTTTACAAGTACATGGAACCATATGTGTCCAAGTCACCAAGAACTGCTTATATCAATTATAGGGATCGTGATTTGGGAATCAATCAGCAGGGAAATTACTCAAGCTATCGACAAGCTCTGACTTGGGGTACGAAGTACTTCAAAGGTAATTTTCAAAGATTGGCAAGAGCTAAGCATCAGATTGATCCGAGCAACTTTTTCACAAATGAACAAAGCATTCCTCCTCTTTCTTGTTAG
- the LOC104091780 gene encoding chloroplast protein FOR GROWTH AND FERTILITY 2-like has protein sequence MEKLIYSTTTPFPSKLHLNPSPSLPRIRHVDFNLPSSLLSLESRRVNNSLSFKCLHDSSFSVTQNGHEKKPFTSPGFPNGSGSEPDLLKRIAERISQQNKVLSASTIVLLSAVFVMLIHPVIVSPAFASFQAATKTGGPVAAAVGSRLVRNELLSSAWTGFFAGCLHTLSGPDHLAALAPLSIGRTRMESAAVGALWGCGHDAGQLIFGLLFLLLKDRLHIEVIRTWGTRVVGFTLLVIGAMGIREASEAHSLYVALENGESDVSVYKGIDTPVIGKKKKVGFATFATGIVHGLQPDALMIILPALALPSRLAGAAFLGMFLVGTVMAMGSYTAFIGSCSQALKDRIPRITEKLTWASSLVAIGLGLSIIISQFFGFSLY, from the exons ATGGAGAAGCTTATCTATTCCACAACAACTCCATTTCCCTCTAAACTCCATTTAAACCCATCTCCTTCTCTTCCTAGAATTCGCCACGTGGACTTTAACCTCCCTTCTTCACTACTGAGTCTTGAGTCGCGCCGAGTCAACAACTCGCTCTCCTTCAAATGCCTCCATGATTCTTCATTCTCTGTTACCCAAAATGGACATGAGAAAAAACCGTTTACATCTCCGGGTTTTCCAAACGGATCCGGATCGGAGCCCGATTTGCTCAAGCGGATTGCTGAAAGAATATCTCAACAGAACAAG GTCCTTTCTGCAAGTACCATAGTTCTTCTGTCAGCCGTGTTTGTTATGCTCATCCACCCGGTCATTGTTTCACCAGCATTTGCTAGTTTTCAAGCTGCAACTAAGACTGGAGGACCGGTAGCAGCAGCAGTAGGGAGTCGACTTGTTCGTAATGAACTACTAAGCAGTGCATGGACTGGTTTTTTTGCTGGTTGCCTACACACACTATCAGGTCCTGACCATCTTGCTGCTTTGGCACCTTTGTCAATAGGCCGCACAAGGATGGAGAGTGCGGCAGTGGGAGCCCTCTGGGGCTGTGGTCACGATGCTGGGCAATTGATTTTTGGCTTGTTGTTTCTGCTCTTAAAGGACAGACTCCACATTGAAGTTATTCGTACATGGGGTACAAGAGTAGTAGGCTTCACCCTTCTTGTTATTGGAGCAATGGGAATTAGGGAAGCATCTGAAGCCCATTCCCTGTATGTTGCCCTTGAAAATGGCGAGTCTGACGTTAGTGTATATAAAGGCATTGATACTCCAGTTATTGGGAAGAAAAAGAAAGTCGGCTTTGCAACTTTTGCGACTGGCATTGTCCATGGGTTACAACCTGATGCACTGATGATAATCTTGCCCGCGCTTGCTTTGCCTTCTCGTTTAGCAGGTGCTGCTTTCTTGGGTATGTTCTTGGTTGGAACTGTTATGGCAATGGGAAGTTATACTGCTTTTATTGGCTCATGTAGTCAGGCATTGAAGGATAGGATTCCTAGAATTACTGAGAAGCTCACTTGGGCTTCTTCCCTTGTTGCAATTGGTTTAGGCCTTTCTATTATCATTAGCCAATTTTTTGGTTTTAGCCTGTATTAA